One Desulfovibrio fairfieldensis genomic window carries:
- a CDS encoding TlyA family RNA methyltransferase: MPKDKRQRADQLAFEQGLAESREQARRLIMAGQIVLSPTGPDGEPLLPPGAPPQRVPKPGHPYPTETRFALLESERYVSRGAYKLLTILDHFHLDVSALVCLDAGASTGGFTDCLLQRGAARVYAVDVGRNQLHEKLRADSRVVSLEGVNLRHAPPELIPEAVDLVVADVSFISLTLVLPPCMTWLKPGGLAAVLIKPQFELGPGETVKGVVRDEAARQRAVDKILAFCAANLSLASEGVLPAAVKGPKGNQEYMALFRKNRRD, encoded by the coding sequence ATGCCCAAAGACAAGCGTCAGCGCGCCGACCAACTGGCCTTTGAACAGGGCCTGGCCGAAAGCCGGGAGCAGGCCCGCCGCCTGATCATGGCCGGTCAGATCGTCCTTTCGCCCACCGGGCCGGACGGCGAGCCCCTGCTGCCGCCCGGCGCGCCGCCGCAGCGCGTGCCCAAGCCCGGCCACCCCTACCCCACGGAAACGCGCTTCGCCCTGCTGGAAAGCGAACGCTACGTGAGCCGGGGGGCCTACAAGCTGCTGACCATCCTCGACCACTTCCATCTGGACGTGAGCGCCCTGGTCTGCCTGGACGCCGGAGCCTCCACCGGCGGCTTCACGGACTGCCTGCTCCAGCGCGGGGCCGCGCGGGTCTACGCCGTGGACGTGGGCCGCAACCAGTTGCATGAAAAACTGCGCGCCGACTCCAGGGTCGTCAGCCTGGAAGGCGTGAACCTGCGCCACGCGCCGCCGGAGCTGATCCCCGAAGCCGTGGACCTGGTGGTGGCGGATGTCTCCTTTATTTCCCTGACGCTGGTGCTGCCGCCGTGCATGACCTGGCTGAAGCCCGGCGGTCTGGCGGCCGTGCTGATCAAGCCCCAGTTCGAGCTGGGGCCCGGCGAAACGGTCAAGGGCGTGGTACGCGACGAAGCCGCCCGCCAGCGCGCGGTGGACAAGATTCTGGCCTTTTGCGCGGCCAACCTGAGTCTGGCGAGCGAGGGCGTGCTGCCCGCCGCCGTCAAGGGGCCCAAAGGAAATCAGGAATACATGGCCCTGTTTCGAAAGAACCGGCGGGACTGA
- a CDS encoding type II toxin-antitoxin system Phd/YefM family antitoxin, with translation MSQAITYSEARQNLAETMNRVCDTHTPLIITRRKSQPVVMLSLEDYSSLAETSYLLQSPANAERLRAALSAAAKGETTLRRLEEA, from the coding sequence ATGAGCCAGGCCATTACCTATTCCGAGGCCCGTCAGAATCTGGCGGAAACCATGAATCGCGTATGCGACACGCATACGCCCCTGATCATCACCCGACGCAAGTCCCAACCAGTGGTCATGCTTTCGCTGGAGGACTACAGCAGTCTGGCTGAAACCTCCTATCTGCTGCAAAGTCCCGCCAATGCCGAGCGGTTGCGGGCGGCCCTAAGCGCCGCGGCCAAGGGGGAAACCACGCTTCGCCGGCTTGAGGAGGCATAG
- a CDS encoding cation:proton antiporter has product MSGTHEVTLILTLAGGLSAALVLGFITQKLHLSPLVGYLLAGVLVGPHSPGFVADAATAAQCAEIGVILLMFGVGLHFHLKDLLAVRNIAVAGAVAQIGLTTVASMGILSLFGFSLLAGAVFGMSVSVASTVVLTRVLSDNHALHTRTGHVALGWLVVEDLFTILLLVLLPAVLTPEGGVSGGGFWSALGLTLLKLAALSVFTLLVGQKLIPLFLGYVARTGTRDLFTLAVIALALGIAVAAALFFDASMALGAFLAGMVVGQSDFSARAAAEALPLRDAFAVLFFVSVGMLFDPAALLSDWPLMLATLGIIIVVKPLAALLMTTLFRKPLRLSLSVAVALGQIGEFSFILAAMGISHGLFGPEVNNAIIPAAMISITLNPLLYRRIDGAVRWLERHGPAWLSRSPLPRLSAEAVGAGGTVEENEPHRVVVVGYGPVGRNLCRILRDSDITPVVVENNIDTVRKLRADGKPAVHGDAAQAEVLREAGLERAEALLLTTPSIPAREVTPIARSVNSGIRILANTAFLSEARALRKLGVAEVFSGEREVALAMSEFLLHDLGATDAHAQSELQRLREELE; this is encoded by the coding sequence ATGAGCGGCACGCATGAAGTCACTCTGATCCTGACTCTGGCCGGTGGCCTTTCCGCCGCCCTGGTACTGGGTTTCATCACCCAGAAGCTGCATCTTTCGCCCCTGGTGGGCTATCTGCTGGCGGGCGTGCTGGTGGGCCCGCATTCGCCGGGCTTTGTGGCCGACGCGGCCACGGCGGCCCAATGCGCGGAGATCGGCGTGATCCTGCTGATGTTCGGCGTGGGCCTGCATTTCCATCTCAAGGACCTGCTGGCCGTGCGCAATATCGCCGTGGCCGGGGCTGTGGCCCAGATCGGCCTGACCACCGTGGCCAGCATGGGCATATTGTCCCTGTTCGGTTTTTCGCTCCTGGCCGGGGCCGTGTTCGGCATGTCCGTTTCCGTGGCCAGCACCGTGGTGCTGACCCGCGTGCTTTCCGACAACCACGCCCTGCACACCCGCACCGGCCATGTGGCCCTGGGCTGGCTGGTGGTGGAGGATCTCTTCACCATTCTGCTTCTGGTGCTGCTGCCCGCCGTGCTTACGCCCGAAGGCGGCGTCAGCGGCGGCGGTTTCTGGTCCGCCCTGGGCCTGACCCTGCTCAAGCTGGCCGCGCTTTCCGTGTTCACTCTGCTGGTGGGCCAGAAGCTGATCCCGCTTTTCCTGGGCTATGTGGCGCGCACCGGCACCCGCGATCTCTTCACCCTGGCGGTCATCGCCCTGGCGCTGGGCATTGCCGTGGCCGCCGCGCTCTTTTTTGACGCCTCCATGGCCCTGGGCGCGTTTCTGGCGGGCATGGTGGTGGGCCAGTCCGATTTCAGCGCCCGCGCCGCCGCCGAAGCCCTGCCCCTGCGCGACGCCTTTGCCGTGCTCTTTTTCGTTTCCGTGGGCATGCTTTTCGACCCGGCGGCCCTGCTCAGCGACTGGCCCCTGATGCTGGCGACCCTGGGCATCATTATTGTGGTCAAGCCGCTGGCGGCTCTGCTCATGACCACCCTGTTCCGGAAGCCTCTGCGCCTGAGCCTGTCCGTGGCCGTGGCTCTGGGCCAGATCGGCGAATTTTCCTTCATTCTGGCGGCCATGGGCATCAGCCACGGCCTGTTCGGACCCGAGGTGAACAACGCCATCATCCCGGCGGCCATGATTTCCATTACCCTCAACCCCCTGCTGTACCGGCGCATTGACGGCGCGGTCCGCTGGCTGGAGCGGCACGGCCCGGCCTGGCTCTCCCGCTCTCCTTTGCCGCGTCTGTCCGCCGAGGCTGTGGGGGCTGGCGGGACCGTCGAGGAAAACGAGCCCCACCGCGTGGTTGTGGTGGGTTACGGCCCGGTGGGCCGCAACCTCTGCCGCATCCTGCGCGACAGCGACATCACGCCGGTGGTGGTGGAAAACAACATCGACACGGTGCGCAAACTGCGCGCCGACGGCAAACCGGCGGTGCACGGCGACGCGGCCCAGGCCGAGGTGCTGCGCGAAGCCGGACTGGAACGGGCCGAGGCCCTGCTGCTGACCACGCCGTCCATTCCGGCCCGTGAAGTGACGCCCATTGCCCGCTCGGTCAATTCCGGCATCCGTATTCTGGCCAATACCGCCTTCCTGAGCGAGGCCCGTGCCCTGCGCAAGCTGGGCGTGGCCGAGGTCTTCAGCGGCGAACGGGAAGTGGCCCTGGCCATGTCCGAATTCCTGCTGCACGACCTGGGGGCCACGGACGCCCATGCGCAGAGTGAATTGCAGCGCCTGCGCGAGGAACTGGAATAG
- a CDS encoding aminotransferase class I/II-fold pyridoxal phosphate-dependent enzyme encodes MEEFSRIQRLPPYVFAVVGDLKMKLRRQNIDIVDFSMGNPDIPTPGHVVDKLVEAAQKPVNHRYSLSKGIPNLRKAVCDRYARLYGVELDPEREAIVTMGSKEGLAHLSLAMLEPGDVVLAPDPTYPIHKYAPIIAGADVRSVPIGPGRDFFEDLTAATRQAWPKPKLLFLCYPHNPTTEVTDLDFFRKVVAFAKENGLWVVHDLAYADLVFDGYKAPSFLQAEGAKDVGVEFYTLSKSYSMPGWRVGFCLGNPRLVHALARIKSYLDYGIFQPIQIASTVALNGPEDCVHEICDIYRERRDRLIEGLGRIGWEVPSPKATMFVWARIPEPFRKMGSVEFSKLLLTEAQVAVSPGLGFGSYGDEYVRFALIENEHRTRQAISNMRRLLSGAPE; translated from the coding sequence ATGGAAGAGTTTTCGCGTATCCAGCGCCTGCCTCCTTATGTCTTTGCCGTCGTGGGCGACCTCAAGATGAAGTTGCGTCGGCAGAATATCGACATCGTGGATTTCAGCATGGGCAATCCCGACATTCCCACGCCGGGCCATGTGGTGGACAAGCTGGTGGAGGCCGCGCAAAAACCGGTCAACCACCGCTATTCCCTGTCCAAGGGCATCCCCAATCTGCGCAAGGCCGTCTGTGACCGTTACGCCCGCCTCTACGGCGTGGAACTGGACCCGGAACGCGAAGCCATCGTGACCATGGGCTCCAAGGAAGGCCTGGCCCACCTCTCCCTGGCCATGCTGGAGCCCGGCGATGTGGTGCTGGCTCCGGACCCCACCTATCCCATCCATAAATATGCGCCGATCATCGCGGGCGCGGACGTGCGCAGCGTGCCCATCGGCCCGGGACGCGACTTTTTCGAGGATCTGACCGCCGCCACCCGCCAGGCCTGGCCCAAGCCCAAGCTGCTTTTCCTCTGCTATCCGCACAATCCCACCACCGAGGTGACGGACCTGGATTTCTTCCGCAAGGTGGTGGCCTTCGCCAAGGAGAACGGCCTCTGGGTCGTCCATGACCTGGCCTACGCGGATCTGGTTTTCGACGGCTACAAGGCCCCCAGTTTCCTTCAGGCCGAAGGGGCCAAGGATGTGGGCGTGGAGTTCTACACCCTGTCCAAGAGCTATTCCATGCCCGGCTGGCGTGTGGGCTTCTGTCTGGGCAATCCGCGTCTGGTGCACGCTCTGGCCCGGATCAAGAGCTATCTGGACTACGGCATCTTCCAGCCTATCCAGATCGCTTCCACCGTGGCCCTCAACGGGCCGGAGGACTGCGTGCACGAAATTTGCGACATCTACCGCGAGCGCCGCGACCGCCTCATTGAGGGGCTGGGGCGCATCGGCTGGGAGGTGCCCTCGCCCAAGGCCACCATGTTTGTCTGGGCGCGCATTCCCGAGCCCTTCCGCAAGATGGGTTCCGTGGAATTTTCCAAATTGCTGCTGACCGAGGCGCAGGTGGCCGTATCGCCGGGGCTGGGCTTCGGTTCCTACGGCGACGAGTACGTGCGTTTCGCCCTCATTGAAAACGAGCACCGCACCCGGCAGGCCATCAGCAATATGCGCCGCCTGCTCTCGGGCGCGCCGGAGTAA
- a CDS encoding DUF1385 domain-containing protein yields the protein MRFAPPPGLVPGLLALLPCLTADCPPVGGQAVMEGVMMRNGDTYGLAVRRPDGVIRAQRLPWFSLTRHAWLKKPFVRGFPVLLETLVNGIQALNRSVEAAAQGEEEELSGWHLALSLGLALVMAVALFVVAPHLLSLVMLWLHLGGDVEGLSFHLWDGFFKCCIFMGYIRLISYVPDIRRVFQYHGAEHKTIHAFESGDEVSAASAARMSRLHPRCGTTFLLFVICISIILHAVLVPLLLMIYTPQSAIAKHALTIAFKLLLMVPISALAYELIRYAARMPDGFWATLLRAPGLALQRLTTYEPDEAQLDVAVVALREALGPDAGDNIRTAPYTEA from the coding sequence ATGCGTTTCGCCCCGCCGCCGGGCCTTGTGCCCGGCCTGCTGGCCCTTTTGCCCTGCCTGACGGCCGACTGCCCCCCGGTGGGCGGTCAGGCCGTCATGGAGGGCGTGATGATGCGCAACGGCGATACCTATGGTCTTGCCGTGCGCCGTCCGGACGGCGTCATTCGCGCCCAGCGGCTGCCCTGGTTTTCCCTGACCCGCCATGCCTGGCTCAAGAAGCCCTTTGTGCGGGGTTTTCCGGTTCTGCTGGAAACCCTGGTCAACGGCATCCAGGCCCTGAACCGTTCGGTGGAAGCCGCGGCCCAGGGCGAGGAGGAAGAGCTTTCGGGCTGGCATCTGGCTTTGAGCCTGGGCCTGGCGCTGGTCATGGCCGTCGCGCTTTTTGTGGTGGCCCCGCATCTGTTGTCGCTGGTCATGCTCTGGCTGCATTTGGGCGGCGACGTGGAAGGGCTGTCCTTCCATCTCTGGGACGGCTTCTTCAAGTGCTGCATCTTCATGGGCTATATCCGGCTGATTTCCTATGTGCCGGATATCCGTCGCGTGTTCCAGTACCACGGGGCCGAGCACAAGACCATCCACGCCTTTGAGAGCGGGGACGAGGTCAGCGCGGCCAGCGCCGCCCGCATGAGCCGCCTGCATCCGCGTTGCGGCACCACCTTTCTGCTCTTTGTGATCTGCATTTCGATCATTCTGCACGCGGTGCTGGTGCCCCTGCTGTTGATGATTTACACGCCCCAGAGCGCGATTGCCAAGCATGCCCTGACCATCGCCTTCAAACTTTTGCTCATGGTGCCCATCAGCGCCCTGGCCTACGAGCTGATCCGTTACGCGGCGCGCATGCCCGACGGCTTCTGGGCCACGCTGCTGCGCGCGCCGGGTCTGGCTCTGCAACGCCTGACCACCTACGAGCCGGACGAAGCCCAGCTGGATGTGGCCGTGGTTGCCCTGCGCGAGGCCCTGGGGCCGGACGCCGGGGACAACATCCGCACCGCGCCGTATACGGAAGCCTGA
- the rpmE gene encoding 50S ribosomal protein L31, which yields MKKDIHPKVFMATITCACGHEEQVLSTKGEQVHVEVCSACHPFFTGKQRFLDTAGRIDRFRKKYAKFEQK from the coding sequence ATGAAAAAAGACATTCATCCCAAAGTGTTCATGGCCACCATTACCTGCGCCTGCGGCCATGAGGAGCAAGTGCTCTCCACCAAGGGCGAACAGGTGCATGTGGAAGTCTGCTCCGCCTGCCATCCCTTCTTCACCGGCAAGCAACGCTTCCTGGATACGGCCGGCCGCATTGACCGCTTCCGTAAAAAGTACGCCAAGTTTGAGCAGAAGTAA
- a CDS encoding Txe/YoeB family addiction module toxin, whose protein sequence is MLLAWTPQAWEDYLYWQGTDKKILKRINALLRDALRDFGSGLGKPEALKFDLNGCWSRRIDLAHRLVYRVDEPAGQFIVLQCRYHY, encoded by the coding sequence GTGCTGCTTGCCTGGACGCCGCAAGCCTGGGAGGATTACCTCTACTGGCAAGGTACGGACAAAAAAATCCTCAAACGTATCAACGCGCTTCTCCGTGACGCCCTGCGCGACTTCGGTTCTGGACTGGGCAAACCGGAAGCGTTGAAATTCGATCTCAACGGCTGCTGGTCACGCCGGATTGATCTCGCCCACCGCCTCGTCTATCGAGTGGATGAGCCCGCCGGACAGTTCATTGTGCTGCAATGCCGTTATCACTACTGA
- a CDS encoding secondary thiamine-phosphate synthase enzyme YjbQ, with protein sequence MYKLEFTTNARCEMRDITPELRALAGRMARERGWRQGALALFCPHTTCGLTVNEGADPDVRRDMLAFFSRLAPEQGDYRHAEGNSDAHIKASLHGPSLLLLMEDGEIRLGTWQSVYLCEGDGPRRRSLWLQWLPGENGECGEARP encoded by the coding sequence ATGTACAAACTCGAATTCACTACCAACGCGCGTTGCGAAATGCGCGACATTACCCCGGAGCTGCGCGCCCTGGCGGGCCGCATGGCCCGTGAGCGGGGTTGGCGGCAGGGAGCTCTGGCCCTGTTCTGCCCGCATACCACCTGCGGTCTGACCGTCAACGAAGGCGCGGACCCGGACGTGCGGCGCGACATGCTGGCCTTTTTCAGCCGCCTCGCGCCGGAGCAAGGCGACTACCGCCATGCCGAAGGCAACAGCGACGCCCACATCAAGGCCAGCCTGCACGGCCCCTCCCTGCTGCTTCTGATGGAGGACGGCGAAATCCGCCTGGGCACCTGGCAGTCCGTCTATCTCTGTGAGGGCGACGGCCCGCGCCGCCGTTCCCTCTGGCTGCAATGGCTGCCCGGCGAAAACGGAGAATGCGGGGAGGCCCGGCCATGA
- a CDS encoding homoserine dehydrogenase, with translation MTKANESKPLVAGLAGFGTVGGGLARLLKENADIIRRRTGRDIVVKRVLVRNAQKARNVPLPEGAELTTDPALLTDDPDIDVLVELIGGIDQARALIDRALDQGKHIVTANKALLAEEGLALFQKAERKKRILRYEASVAGAIPIVQALKESLTGNRIESLMGILNGTSNYILSEMTSNGLDFDLALKQAQELGYAEADPTLDIDGHDAAHKLILLIRLAHGVNYPYTALSVRGIRGLSAMDIRLAREFGYRIKLIGQVREVRCPDAKKDGKECAGDGFDRPVRLEAGVFPALVHHTFLLARVGGVYNAARVEANAAGALFFHGRGAGDLPTAGAVLADLMAVAREERPNNTGFVGKELPKAAIVPPEEWRSCYYVRVMVQDAPGVLRDISGCMAAEGISVAQMIQKADEGQGVPLVFMTHETSARAMSDALQRAVDAGLLKEPAVYFRVL, from the coding sequence ATGACGAAAGCCAACGAAAGCAAACCCCTGGTGGCCGGTCTGGCCGGTTTCGGCACGGTGGGCGGCGGCCTGGCGCGTCTGCTCAAGGAAAACGCGGACATCATCCGCCGCCGCACGGGCCGCGACATCGTGGTCAAGCGCGTGCTGGTGCGCAACGCCCAGAAGGCCCGCAACGTGCCGCTGCCCGAGGGCGCGGAACTGACCACCGACCCGGCGCTGCTCACCGACGATCCGGATATCGACGTGCTGGTGGAGCTCATCGGCGGCATTGACCAGGCCCGCGCGCTCATCGACCGCGCCCTGGACCAGGGCAAGCATATCGTCACGGCCAATAAGGCCCTGCTGGCCGAGGAGGGCCTGGCCCTCTTCCAGAAGGCCGAGCGCAAAAAGCGCATTCTGCGCTATGAGGCCAGCGTGGCCGGGGCCATCCCCATTGTCCAGGCCCTCAAGGAAAGCCTGACCGGCAACCGCATCGAGTCGCTGATGGGCATTCTCAACGGTACCAGCAATTACATCCTGTCGGAAATGACCTCCAACGGCCTGGATTTTGACCTGGCCCTCAAGCAGGCCCAGGAGCTGGGCTACGCCGAGGCCGATCCCACGCTGGACATCGACGGGCACGACGCGGCCCACAAGCTGATCCTGCTGATCCGCCTGGCCCACGGGGTCAATTATCCCTACACGGCCCTGTCCGTGCGCGGCATCCGGGGGCTTTCGGCCATGGACATCCGTCTGGCGCGCGAGTTCGGCTACCGTATCAAGCTCATCGGCCAGGTGCGCGAAGTGCGTTGCCCCGATGCGAAAAAGGACGGCAAGGAGTGCGCGGGCGACGGTTTTGACCGTCCGGTCCGCCTGGAAGCCGGGGTCTTTCCGGCCCTGGTGCACCATACCTTTCTGCTGGCGCGCGTGGGCGGCGTGTACAATGCCGCGCGGGTGGAGGCCAACGCGGCCGGGGCGCTCTTCTTCCACGGGCGCGGAGCCGGGGATCTGCCCACGGCCGGGGCCGTGCTGGCCGACCTGATGGCCGTGGCCCGCGAGGAGCGGCCCAACAACACGGGCTTTGTGGGCAAGGAACTGCCCAAGGCCGCCATTGTGCCGCCCGAGGAATGGCGCTCCTGCTACTACGTGCGGGTCATGGTCCAGGACGCGCCCGGCGTGCTGCGGGACATTTCCGGCTGCATGGCCGCCGAGGGCATCAGCGTGGCCCAGATGATCCAGAAAGCGGATGAGGGCCAGGGCGTGCCCCTGGTTTTCATGACCCATGAAACATCGGCCAGAGCCATGAGCGACGCCCTCCAGCGCGCGGTGGACGCGGGCCTGCTCAAGGAACCGGCGGTGTATTTCAGGGTGCTGTAG
- a CDS encoding DNA polymerase IV yields MILHLDMDAFFAAVEQMDNPELRGKPVIIGGGLRGVVSTASYEARVFGVHSAMPIVTARRLCPQGIFVHGRRHRYSELSRAIMAALGDFSPLVEPASIDEAYLDATGLTRLFGPLEELIARIKSRVAEVTGGLTCSVGAAPVKFLAKICSDVNKPDGVFILRPEDVDDFLLPLEVGRLPGVGRRMVESLRDLGIVTVAQLRRYSPEFLEKRYGKWGRALHERACGIDPRPVTPERPMKSESAECTFERDTRDREFLIRMLLAHAERVGASLRRHKLSGRTITLKVKFADFRQITRSRTLAEATNATETIFETGRELLRELKLPQAVRLIGLGVSGFEENPVQLLLPGRDLSKALGKGGHDPQQEAKRRKLDQALDTLRGRFGKEAVQRGRLFRPGEAGAEEKPGKEKKGGRTKKT; encoded by the coding sequence ATGATTCTGCACCTGGATATGGACGCCTTTTTTGCCGCTGTGGAGCAAATGGACAACCCGGAACTGCGCGGCAAACCGGTGATCATCGGCGGCGGCCTGCGCGGGGTGGTGTCCACGGCCTCCTATGAGGCGCGGGTCTTCGGCGTGCATTCGGCCATGCCCATTGTCACGGCCCGGCGGCTCTGCCCGCAGGGCATCTTTGTCCACGGCCGCCGTCATCGTTATTCCGAGCTTTCGCGTGCCATCATGGCGGCCTTGGGCGATTTTTCCCCTTTGGTGGAACCGGCCAGCATCGACGAGGCCTATCTGGACGCCACGGGCCTCACGCGTTTGTTCGGCCCGCTGGAAGAGCTCATCGCGCGGATCAAGAGTCGGGTGGCCGAGGTGACGGGCGGCCTGACCTGCTCGGTGGGGGCCGCGCCCGTGAAGTTTCTGGCCAAGATCTGCTCGGATGTGAACAAGCCCGACGGCGTGTTCATCCTGCGGCCCGAGGATGTGGATGATTTCCTCCTGCCCCTGGAAGTGGGCCGCCTGCCCGGCGTGGGACGGCGCATGGTGGAGAGCCTGCGGGATCTGGGCATTGTGACCGTGGCCCAGTTGCGCCGCTACAGCCCGGAATTTCTGGAAAAGCGCTACGGCAAATGGGGCCGGGCCCTGCATGAGCGGGCCTGCGGCATTGATCCGCGCCCGGTCACGCCCGAGCGGCCCATGAAAAGCGAGAGTGCGGAATGCACCTTTGAGCGGGACACCCGCGACCGGGAGTTTCTGATCCGCATGCTTCTGGCCCACGCCGAGCGGGTGGGCGCCTCGCTGCGGCGACACAAGCTCAGCGGCCGGACCATCACCCTGAAGGTCAAGTTCGCGGATTTTCGCCAGATCACCCGGTCCCGCACCCTGGCGGAAGCCACCAACGCCACGGAGACCATTTTTGAGACCGGCCGGGAACTGCTGCGCGAACTCAAGCTGCCACAGGCCGTGCGGCTCATCGGCCTGGGTGTTTCCGGTTTTGAGGAGAATCCGGTCCAGCTTCTTCTGCCGGGCCGGGACCTGAGCAAGGCGCTGGGCAAGGGCGGTCATGATCCGCAACAGGAGGCCAAACGGCGCAAGCTGGACCAGGCCCTGGACACGCTGCGCGGGCGTTTCGGCAAGGAGGCCGTGCAGCGGGGCAGGCTGTTCCGGCCGGGCGAGGCTGGTGCGGAGGAAAAGCCGGGCAAAGAAAAGAAGGGCGGCAGGACGAAAAAAACGTGA
- a CDS encoding ATP-grasp domain-containing protein produces MIILDEPYVSPELAAYAAARQESVLDNATARACAREYGAALNLVSDDAFAALCRGAPRLYTCSENALEWVYKKSGNNALVERIWRLKDKAACRDLLAPLYGDFFFRRVTPAELAVLPFEELKVPCVLKPAVGFFSLGVYSIENAAQWEAAKAAVTEDAARWSEQYPPEVVGGGTFLLEEYIQGEEYAVDVYFDEQGRAVVCDILRHEFSSAADVSDRLYYTSREIIESRLTEFEAWFNRVNGLLGLRNFPVHVELRRDDKGRIAPIEFNPLRFAGWCSTDVSLFAWGFHSYGCFLEGRRPDWERALAGKAGKLYTLMVLNKPENCSPVQSFDYDALRRDFGKVLHLRPCDFRRFSHFGFLFTETPADRREELDRIIRSDLTEYMQ; encoded by the coding sequence ATGATCATTCTCGATGAACCCTATGTCTCGCCGGAGCTGGCCGCCTACGCCGCCGCCCGGCAGGAATCCGTACTGGATAACGCCACGGCCCGCGCCTGCGCGCGCGAATACGGGGCGGCCCTTAATCTGGTGTCCGACGACGCCTTCGCGGCGCTCTGCCGGGGCGCGCCCCGCCTGTACACTTGTTCGGAAAACGCCCTGGAGTGGGTGTACAAAAAATCCGGCAACAACGCGCTGGTGGAACGCATCTGGCGGCTGAAGGACAAGGCGGCCTGCCGGGATCTGCTGGCCCCGCTCTATGGGGATTTTTTCTTCCGCCGGGTCACTCCGGCGGAGCTGGCGGTACTGCCCTTTGAGGAACTCAAGGTTCCCTGCGTGCTCAAACCCGCGGTGGGTTTTTTCAGCCTGGGCGTGTACAGCATTGAAAACGCGGCCCAGTGGGAGGCGGCCAAGGCCGCCGTGACCGAGGACGCCGCCCGCTGGAGCGAGCAATACCCGCCCGAGGTTGTGGGCGGCGGCACTTTCCTGCTGGAGGAATACATCCAGGGCGAGGAATACGCCGTGGACGTCTACTTTGACGAGCAGGGCCGGGCCGTGGTCTGCGACATTCTGCGGCACGAATTTTCCTCGGCTGCGGACGTCAGCGACCGCCTCTACTATACGAGCCGGGAGATCATCGAAAGCCGCCTGACTGAGTTCGAGGCCTGGTTCAACCGGGTCAACGGCCTGTTGGGCCTGCGCAATTTCCCGGTCCATGTGGAGCTGCGCCGGGACGACAAGGGCCGCATCGCGCCCATTGAATTCAATCCCCTGCGTTTCGCGGGCTGGTGCTCCACAGACGTCAGTCTTTTTGCCTGGGGTTTCCACTCCTACGGCTGCTTTCTGGAAGGCAGGCGTCCGGACTGGGAACGGGCCCTGGCCGGCAAGGCCGGGAAGCTCTATACCCTGATGGTGCTGAACAAGCCCGAAAACTGCTCGCCGGTGCAGAGCTTTGACTACGACGCCCTGCGCCGGGATTTCGGCAAGGTGCTGCATTTGCGGCCCTGCGATTTCAGGCGTTTTTCCCATTTCGGCTTTTTGTTTACCGAAACTCCGGCGGACCGGCGGGAAGAGCTGGACCGCATTATCCGTTCCGACCTTACGGAATATATGCAGTAA